The following are from one region of the Candidatus Hydrogenedentota bacterium genome:
- a CDS encoding nicotinamidase — protein sequence MEEVIRVQATDALIVVDIQKDFCRGGALAVEDGDAVVPVLNRLIPKFGCVVFTRDWHPVNHCSFDDEPRFEDKSWPPHCVADTPGAEFHKDLKLPSHAIVINTATEPDEEAYSGFHGTELKERLNERGVARVFVGGLATDYCVKYTVLDAIREGFEVVLVEDACRGIDIPRGTAAEALAEMRQTGAVLVRAEDVK from the coding sequence ATGGAGGAAGTTATCCGAGTACAGGCGACGGATGCACTGATCGTGGTGGATATCCAGAAGGATTTCTGCCGTGGGGGGGCGCTGGCGGTAGAAGATGGGGATGCTGTCGTGCCGGTCTTGAACCGGTTGATACCGAAATTCGGGTGCGTGGTGTTCACGCGAGACTGGCATCCCGTTAATCATTGCAGCTTTGACGACGAACCGAGATTCGAGGACAAGAGCTGGCCGCCGCATTGCGTGGCCGACACTCCCGGCGCCGAGTTCCATAAAGATTTGAAACTGCCCAGTCACGCGATTGTCATCAACACGGCAACCGAGCCAGACGAAGAAGCATATAGCGGTTTCCACGGCACCGAGTTGAAGGAGCGCCTTAACGAGCGCGGGGTCGCACGGGTATTTGTGGGCGGCCTGGCAACGGACTACTGCGTTAAGTACACCGTTCTGGACGCCATACGGGAGGGATTCGAGGTGGTCCTGGTGGAAGATGCCTGCCGCGGCATCGATATCCCCCGGGGTACCGCGGCCGAGGCCCTTGCTGAAATGCGCCAGACCGGGGCCGTGCTAGTCCGCGCGGAGGACGTGAAGTAA
- a CDS encoding nicotinate phosphoribosyltransferase: MPAKPWCQREGLALLTDLYELTMVAGFWKERRADQRVCFEYFFRRLPPNAGFAVAAGLGPFLQYLENLRFSDEDIAYLDTLGLFDEAFLGYLRGFSPSLTVRAAPEGSLVFPYEPIVQVEGRILEAQLVETALLNTLNYQTLIATKAARICLAAEGEPVMEFGLRRAHGPDGGLSGSRAAYVGGCASTSNVLAGKIYDIPVSGTHAHSWVMSFPSELEAFRAFARNYPDRCVLLVDTYDTLRSGVPNAITAFKELHANGHKTRPAIRLDSGDLAKLSKLAHGMMTESGFTNPLIVASNDLDEDLIADLKRQGAKINAWGVGTHLITSGDCPALSGVYKLVAVADGETWRPRIKISSNIDKATDPGRKHPVRFFDSQGHPVGDVLYTNGEPISRTGDIEGRRRSDPHIRARILHAARGEDLFETYVERGERKIAQPPLADIRERAQRGIASLPDEFKRLRNPEIYRVMLSESVGRGKAELLENPDLA, translated from the coding sequence ATGCCTGCGAAACCGTGGTGCCAACGCGAAGGGTTGGCGCTTCTGACCGACCTCTATGAGCTGACGATGGTCGCCGGCTTCTGGAAAGAGCGCCGTGCTGACCAGCGCGTATGCTTCGAGTACTTTTTCCGGCGCCTTCCTCCGAACGCGGGGTTCGCGGTCGCCGCGGGACTGGGCCCGTTTCTACAGTATTTGGAGAACCTCCGTTTCAGCGACGAAGATATCGCGTACCTGGATACGCTGGGCTTGTTCGACGAGGCGTTTCTCGGCTATCTGCGGGGGTTCAGCCCGAGTCTGACCGTCCGCGCGGCGCCGGAAGGCTCACTGGTTTTCCCCTACGAGCCGATTGTCCAGGTGGAAGGACGGATTCTCGAAGCGCAACTGGTGGAAACGGCGCTCTTGAACACGTTGAACTATCAGACGCTTATCGCGACCAAAGCCGCGCGGATCTGCCTGGCGGCCGAAGGCGAGCCCGTAATGGAATTTGGTTTGCGCCGTGCGCATGGTCCGGACGGCGGTCTCAGCGGTTCCCGCGCGGCTTACGTCGGAGGATGTGCCTCGACCTCGAACGTCCTCGCCGGGAAGATCTATGACATCCCCGTATCCGGTACGCATGCTCACAGTTGGGTGATGAGTTTTCCAAGCGAGTTGGAGGCGTTCCGGGCGTTCGCGCGGAACTATCCCGACCGGTGCGTGTTGCTGGTCGATACGTACGACACTCTGCGGAGCGGCGTGCCCAATGCGATCACGGCCTTCAAGGAACTGCACGCGAACGGGCACAAGACGCGCCCCGCAATCCGTCTGGACTCGGGCGATTTGGCCAAGTTGAGCAAACTCGCGCACGGCATGATGACGGAATCGGGATTCACCAACCCGCTTATCGTTGCATCCAACGATCTCGATGAAGATTTGATAGCGGACCTGAAACGGCAAGGCGCGAAGATCAACGCCTGGGGCGTCGGCACGCATCTGATCACGTCGGGGGACTGTCCGGCCTTGAGCGGGGTATACAAACTGGTGGCCGTCGCCGATGGCGAGACGTGGCGGCCGCGCATCAAGATATCCTCCAACATCGACAAGGCAACCGACCCCGGCCGGAAGCATCCGGTCCGTTTCTTTGACAGTCAAGGCCATCCCGTGGGAGACGTCTTGTATACCAACGGCGAACCGATCTCGAGAACGGGTGATATCGAAGGCCGCCGGCGGAGCGATCCGCACATTCGCGCTCGGATTCTGCATGCCGCACGCGGCGAAGACCTTTTTGAGACTTATGTTGAACGGGGCGAACGCAAAATTGCTCAACCCCCGTTGGCGGACATCCGGGAAAGGGCTCAACGGGGTATCGCGTCGCTTCCGGACGAGTTCAAGCGGTTGCGCAACCCCGAGATTTACCGAGTCATGCTGTCGGAATCGGTCGGAAGGGGTAAAGCCGAACTCCTGGAGAATCCGGATCTTGCCTGA
- the rpoZ gene encoding DNA-directed RNA polymerase subunit omega — translation MARMYSPEDFAGKTDSLYRLVLAAARRAAQLSKPDARPLVPVRSKKPTVVALEEILEGKVAVGEASTDEEGYFD, via the coding sequence ATGGCAAGAATGTACTCCCCGGAAGATTTTGCGGGAAAGACCGACAGTCTGTATCGATTGGTGCTTGCCGCGGCGCGCCGGGCGGCTCAACTCTCGAAACCCGATGCGCGCCCACTGGTGCCGGTGCGCTCAAAGAAACCCACGGTCGTGGCCCTCGAGGAAATCCTGGAAGGCAAAGTGGCGGTGGGCGAGGCCAGTACAGATGAAGAGGGCTACTTCGACTAA
- a CDS encoding DUF1732 domain-containing protein, whose translation RARIQELASDVSITEERIAIEVALLADKGDVTEETVRLKTHLAHMEELLESDEPVGRRLDFLSQEIQREVNTLGVKTRDCEVAKYVLDMKSELEKIREQVQNVE comes from the coding sequence CGCGCTCGAATACAGGAATTGGCATCGGATGTTTCAATCACGGAGGAGCGTATCGCCATCGAGGTGGCGCTTCTGGCCGATAAAGGCGACGTGACCGAAGAGACGGTGCGTCTCAAGACCCATTTGGCGCATATGGAGGAGCTGTTGGAGTCCGACGAGCCCGTCGGACGGCGTCTGGATTTTCTCTCGCAGGAAATCCAGCGCGAAGTGAATACGCTGGGCGTTAAGACACGGGACTGCGAGGTGGCGAAGTACGTCCTTGACATGAAGAGCGAGTTGGAGAAGATTCGCGAGCAGGTTCAAAACGTCGAATAG
- a CDS encoding Gfo/Idh/MocA family oxidoreductase, translating into MKPPLGIGVLSFAHGHVGMYADVMKDFPDVRLISAYDDNAERARPICARTGMQYESTVDGVLADARVQAVMIGSETSRHAELCIAAAAAGKHILLQKPMAMTLDECDRMNDAAAASNIILAMAWQMRHDPANIKMRELVRTGALGSIGVVRRRHCIPVLFSEAFINGPTNWHIRAETNIGMFADDAAHPIDWLCWTFGKPVSVMAEIDNVLTSVAPDDNGIALFRLENGAMAAIFNSSTVDAGECTTEIYGDKGMLIQNYGDGPSCSVPGCPDGHALKLFRYDTRAWQTFDIPKPASQGDRIAAVPRPWVDNLLNGTPPAATGKDGRIALELVLAAYESAKEGRRIALTP; encoded by the coding sequence ATGAAGCCCCCACTCGGAATCGGCGTGCTGAGTTTTGCCCACGGCCATGTGGGCATGTACGCGGATGTCATGAAAGACTTTCCGGATGTGCGGCTGATTTCGGCGTACGACGACAATGCCGAGCGCGCGCGGCCCATCTGCGCGCGTACGGGCATGCAATACGAGAGCACCGTCGACGGGGTGCTGGCGGATGCGCGGGTCCAGGCGGTCATGATCGGAAGCGAAACCAGCCGCCACGCCGAACTCTGCATCGCCGCCGCCGCGGCCGGCAAGCATATCCTCCTTCAGAAACCCATGGCCATGACGCTCGACGAATGCGACCGTATGAACGATGCCGCGGCCGCCAGCAACATCATCCTCGCAATGGCATGGCAGATGCGCCACGACCCCGCCAACATCAAAATGCGTGAACTGGTGCGGACCGGCGCGCTGGGAAGCATCGGCGTGGTCCGGCGCCGACACTGCATTCCCGTGTTATTCAGCGAAGCATTCATCAACGGCCCTACGAATTGGCATATTCGCGCCGAAACCAACATCGGCATGTTCGCTGATGACGCTGCCCATCCCATCGACTGGCTGTGCTGGACCTTCGGCAAGCCCGTCAGCGTCATGGCTGAAATCGACAACGTTCTGACCTCCGTCGCCCCCGACGACAACGGCATTGCCCTTTTCCGGCTGGAAAACGGCGCGATGGCCGCGATATTCAACAGCTCGACGGTAGACGCCGGCGAATGCACCACGGAAATCTACGGAGACAAGGGCATGCTCATCCAGAATTACGGCGATGGGCCCTCGTGCAGCGTTCCTGGATGTCCTGATGGGCATGCGCTGAAACTGTTCCGCTACGATACGCGCGCGTGGCAGACGTTCGATATCCCAAAACCGGCAAGCCAGGGAGACCGGATCGCCGCGGTGCCGCGCCCATGGGTCGACAACCTGCTGAACGGTACGCCGCCGGCCGCCACGGGCAAGGACGGCCGTATCGCCCTCGAATTGGTGCTGGCGGCCTATGAGTCGGCCAAGGAGGGGCGGCGGATCGCCCTTACCCCTTAA
- a CDS encoding neutral/alkaline non-lysosomal ceramidase N-terminal domain-containing protein, with amino-acid sequence MKAGFASRCITPLLGKEVPGLFEKRYAQGVHDDLFVRAAVVDDGKTSIAMVQCDTIKISVAMTARARKMAEALCGIPGKNCFLSATHTHSGGPVFGSFISEADTEYQDFIADQAAHAIAEAYRVRRPVRVGTGACPAEGVAFNRRFVMKDGSQITHPGKMNRDIVAPAGPADPTVTVVGFCPADETEPIGAIVNFACHATHMNGVLYSADYPKYVVDTLRAIYGEEFGVVYLNGACGDVTQVDNQSPRPGEFGEYWCKRTGRSVGAAALQALAKLDYFTKATVDAAARSLLAPIRKSTPQQVRAAREMARKFAPDPKNIDTIYAHCLLQVEKMRRARPKERLEIMGVRIADACFWGVPGEYFQEFAQNVRQKSEFPHTCCVELANGYFGYICTEEAFKGGGYEIRTAPSSYLAEDTGRRIQKTGERVVALLYDAGRIEIARLPEKRAWESQDDDDALGGIHQIKKKP; translated from the coding sequence ATGAAAGCCGGATTTGCCTCGCGGTGCATCACGCCGTTATTGGGAAAAGAAGTGCCCGGACTCTTCGAGAAACGGTATGCGCAGGGAGTACATGACGACCTTTTTGTGCGCGCCGCGGTTGTTGACGACGGCAAAACGAGCATCGCCATGGTGCAGTGCGACACGATCAAGATCTCGGTTGCAATGACGGCCCGCGCCCGCAAGATGGCCGAGGCGCTCTGCGGCATCCCCGGCAAGAACTGCTTTCTCTCAGCTACGCATACCCACTCGGGGGGACCGGTTTTCGGGTCGTTCATCTCGGAGGCCGACACCGAGTACCAGGATTTCATTGCCGATCAGGCGGCCCATGCCATCGCCGAGGCGTACCGCGTACGGCGTCCGGTGCGGGTGGGAACGGGCGCGTGTCCGGCAGAAGGGGTTGCGTTCAACCGCCGGTTCGTCATGAAGGACGGCTCGCAAATCACGCATCCCGGGAAAATGAACCGGGACATCGTTGCCCCTGCGGGGCCTGCCGACCCGACCGTTACCGTCGTGGGGTTTTGCCCCGCGGACGAAACCGAGCCCATCGGGGCGATCGTGAACTTCGCGTGTCACGCGACGCATATGAACGGCGTCCTGTATTCCGCCGATTATCCCAAGTACGTCGTCGACACGTTGCGGGCAATCTACGGTGAGGAATTCGGAGTGGTGTATTTGAATGGGGCATGCGGCGACGTGACGCAGGTGGACAACCAGAGCCCGCGTCCCGGTGAATTCGGCGAGTATTGGTGCAAGCGCACGGGGCGGTCGGTCGGGGCAGCAGCTCTTCAAGCCCTGGCCAAGCTGGACTATTTCACGAAGGCCACGGTTGACGCGGCCGCCAGGAGTCTCCTGGCGCCCATTCGCAAGAGCACTCCGCAACAGGTCAGGGCCGCGCGGGAAATGGCCCGGAAATTCGCACCCGACCCCAAGAACATCGACACCATCTATGCCCATTGCTTGCTTCAGGTCGAGAAGATGCGCAGGGCGCGCCCGAAAGAACGCCTCGAAATCATGGGTGTGCGCATCGCCGACGCGTGTTTCTGGGGCGTGCCCGGCGAATACTTCCAGGAATTCGCCCAAAACGTGCGCCAAAAGTCGGAATTCCCCCACACCTGCTGCGTAGAGCTCGCTAACGGCTATTTCGGCTACATCTGTACCGAGGAAGCATTCAAGGGCGGCGGGTACGAGATCCGCACCGCCCCGAGCAGCTATCTCGCCGAGGATACGGGCCGTCGCATCCAGAAAACCGGCGAACGGGTCGTGGCGCTCCTATACGACGCGGGGCGAATTGAGATCGCCAGGCTTCCGGAAAAACGCGCATGGGAAAGCCAGGACGACGACGATGCCCTCGGCGGTATCCACCAAATCAAGAAAAAGCCGTAG
- the gmk gene encoding guanylate kinase has product MGAAKKGDVFVLSSPSGAGKSIILSRARLADPAILVSVSATTRSPRKGETDGCDYYFLSHAEFMRRVDGGEFLEWAEVHGNLYGTLRSEMDRLAASGQDAVLEVDVQGAASLRALGCAIVSVFIMPPSLEELERRLRQRGTDTAEVIALRVKNARGEMARYKEYDFVIVNDDLDTAVADFQAIIRARRCRAERFECRLEDGGEASRAKV; this is encoded by the coding sequence ATGGGTGCGGCGAAGAAAGGCGATGTGTTTGTGCTGTCCTCGCCCTCGGGAGCGGGGAAGAGCATCATTCTCAGCCGGGCACGGCTCGCGGATCCGGCTATTCTGGTTTCGGTATCCGCCACAACGCGGTCTCCCCGTAAAGGGGAGACCGACGGCTGCGATTATTACTTCTTGTCGCATGCGGAGTTCATGAGGCGCGTGGATGGCGGCGAGTTCCTGGAATGGGCCGAGGTACATGGCAACCTTTACGGAACATTGCGCTCCGAAATGGACCGCCTGGCGGCATCGGGACAGGATGCGGTGCTCGAGGTCGACGTGCAGGGGGCGGCAAGTCTGCGCGCTCTCGGGTGTGCGATAGTGTCCGTGTTCATTATGCCGCCGTCGCTCGAAGAGTTGGAGCGGCGTCTCAGGCAACGCGGCACGGATACGGCGGAAGTCATCGCCCTGCGGGTAAAGAACGCCCGTGGGGAGATGGCGCGATACAAAGAATACGATTTCGTCATCGTCAACGATGACCTGGATACGGCCGTGGCCGATTTTCAGGCGATAATTCGGGCCCGGCGGTGTCGCGCAGAACGCTTCGAGTGCCGTCTGGAAGACGGCGGCGAGGCGTCCAGGGCGAAGGTGTAA
- the coaBC gene encoding bifunctional phosphopantothenoylcysteine decarboxylase/phosphopantothenate--cysteine ligase CoaBC, whose protein sequence is MKRATSTKEIVLGVTGSIAAYKACDIASRLVENGYTVTPVLTASAQRLVGPATFEALTGRRVITGMFEPFANPEIEHIAVAQRANLFLIAPATANIIAKAARGIADDWLSTTLLATRAPIVFAPAMNTNMYNHPATQENIKILKSRGCRFVGPGTGKLACGAVGIGRMLEVSRILEAVEIALHETKDLAGLFVVLTAGGTREPIDPVRFIANRSSGKMGRALAMEAMKRGARVTVIAGHMDVPPPEGAEVIVAETASSMAEVALSLAQDADVFVGAAAVGDYRVESPATTKHKRSGLGVQVDLVENPDVISQVSAVKRDGQVVVGFAAETDDLIKNAKTKLKKKKLDLIVANRVDMADSGFGTDTLRGSLIDADGNVEDLDLVSKEDVARILFDRVSGLLD, encoded by the coding sequence ATGAAGAGGGCTACTTCGACTAAAGAGATCGTCCTGGGTGTTACGGGGTCGATCGCCGCGTACAAAGCCTGCGATATCGCGTCCCGGCTGGTCGAGAACGGGTATACGGTGACGCCGGTGTTGACGGCCTCCGCGCAGCGCCTGGTGGGTCCCGCGACGTTCGAGGCGTTGACGGGCCGCAGGGTCATCACGGGGATGTTCGAACCGTTCGCAAACCCGGAGATCGAGCACATCGCCGTGGCCCAGCGCGCCAACCTGTTTCTGATTGCTCCCGCAACAGCCAACATTATTGCCAAGGCCGCGCGCGGCATCGCCGACGATTGGCTCAGCACGACGCTGCTGGCTACGAGAGCGCCGATCGTTTTTGCGCCTGCCATGAACACCAATATGTACAATCATCCGGCCACACAGGAGAACATCAAGATACTAAAATCGCGGGGCTGCAGGTTTGTGGGGCCGGGGACGGGCAAGCTGGCGTGCGGCGCGGTTGGAATCGGCCGCATGCTCGAAGTGTCACGAATTCTCGAGGCGGTCGAGATCGCGTTGCACGAGACGAAGGACCTGGCGGGTTTGTTCGTCGTGCTCACCGCCGGAGGAACCCGGGAACCCATAGACCCGGTGCGTTTTATCGCGAATCGGTCTTCGGGCAAGATGGGCCGCGCGTTGGCAATGGAAGCCATGAAGCGCGGGGCCCGCGTTACCGTCATCGCCGGGCATATGGATGTGCCCCCTCCCGAGGGCGCCGAAGTGATCGTCGCGGAGACGGCAAGCAGCATGGCGGAAGTGGCCCTGAGCCTGGCGCAGGACGCCGACGTCTTCGTAGGGGCCGCGGCTGTTGGCGACTACCGCGTCGAGAGTCCCGCCACTACGAAACACAAACGCAGCGGCCTAGGGGTCCAGGTCGACCTGGTGGAGAATCCCGATGTCATCAGCCAGGTCAGCGCCGTAAAACGGGACGGTCAGGTTGTTGTAGGTTTCGCGGCAGAGACCGACGACCTGATCAAGAACGCGAAGACCAAGCTGAAGAAGAAGAAGCTCGACCTGATAGTGGCAAACAGGGTCGACATGGCAGATTCGGGTTTTGGCACGGATACGCTGCGTGGAAGCCTGATAGATGCCGATGGAAACGTCGAGGACCTTGACCTCGTCAGCAAGGAAGACGTTGCCAGGATTCTGTTCGACCGCGTTTCCGGCCTTCTGGATTAA